TTCACGGTTCCTTGCCTTCTCGCCTCTCACAACATGAACTGAGTCATAGTCCCAATTCAACCTAGAAGCAATAGCTGAAACAATATCCATCAAACGTCTTGACTTCCATACCAAATGCCATGGCCGTTGAACGACAGATTCTGTCTCACCCTCACATACCCTATACCAGTAATTATCAGGCTCAACGTTTCCAAATTTCCTCACGATTAAAGTATCCTTCAGTCCAGATAACTTCATTGGTGTAACTCTGAAATTTTCGACAAGATGGAGAGATAATCCATCTTTTTGATGCCATTTTTCCCAATCAGCCCAAAACTGTTCCTGATCAAGAACTGATGCTGAATCCTTTAAATGCTCAAAGTCAAAGTAAAACCTGAAATCTTTTCCTTCCTCGTCTACGCCAGATGAAGTGTATATCTTGGATAAGCAAATACTCAAGTCCATTATTAAGGTCCTGTTCAAGTATTGTGCCTCGCCTAACGCACACATGAAGCTCCAGAGATAATGGTTCATGCTCTTGCACCTATCTCCACCTCCGTGATATACCAGATACTTCCCGCGCTTGAAAGAACTCTCTGATTCCACCACGGGAAGTGAGTCGTTCACAGCTTCACCAACCTCAGGCAGAGCAATATTTTGTCCCCCTGTCTTCGCAGACTTCTCAAACCCCTCGCCTAagttctttctctttcttttccgAGCATTCCCACCAGTATGATACTCACCAATGCTCACCACACTAAGCGTACAGTTCTCCGACCTAGAAACCACAAACTCGCGGTAATCTTTGTAAAATGCAGCCGTGTTTCCGTCCTTAGGCCTAAACCGCCAAGCCATGTGGCATGAACTATCATTCGATCCACGGACTGACTTCCCGAATCTGTAAAAATGTATATCCTTAAACTTCTCAATGGCTTCCCTCATCAACATATGAAACACGTCTAGATCAGTGCAATCAATTGGTTCATCAGTTTTCCCCTGACAATCAGGATCACTCTCAGTGCCAATGTCATTGGCTGTTAGCGAAACGTCGACATCTGTTAGGTTTATAAAAGTAGAAAATGCAGTCTGATTTGCACCAATAAAGTCCTCACCAGTCTTCATAACAGTGTCATCAGCTTTAAATGTGGCATCGGATTTAGACGAAAGGAAATTAGTGATTTTTGTCGAAGGATGGAACAAAGGATCTTCAGGCTCATAAGTTGCAGCCATTATAGTGAAAATCAAAACTCCAACTACAAATATAGTGAAACAGAGATTCCCTATCATTGCCAATGCATTTTGCCCCAAATTTTCCGGCCTGAAACTTCCATTCCGGGATAGAAAACTTGGCGATCGACCCACCATTTTTCCCACTCTTTCCAATCACTATCACCACAAGAAATTCACAAAATCCTCTAGATCCTAAAACATAAAGACACGAAAATCTTTAAAATATGTAACATACAAGATCAAAACTCAACAAACAGAAGCAAAGGGTGCTCGAAAAATGTTACATTTGACATAATAAAGCCAACAATTCTGATCACTATCACCACAAGCAATTTAAAAAAACCACTAAATCCTAAAACACAAACACACAACAATCTTTAAAATATGTAACATATAAGAACAAAATTCCACAAGGAGAAGTAAAGGGTGCTCGAAAAATGTTACATTTGACCAACAAAATAAAGCCAACATTTCAGATCACTGTCACCTCAAGAAATTCACGAACCTCTAAATCCTAAAAcacaaacacataaaaatatttaaaatatgtaaCATATAAGAACATAACTCCCACAAAGAGAAGTAAAGGGTGCTCGAAAAATGTTACATTTGACCAACAAAATAAAGCCAACATTTCAGATCACTGTCACCTCAAGAAATTCACGAACCTCTAAATCCTAAAAcacaaacacataaaaatatttaaaatatgtaaCATATAAGAACATAACTCCCACAAAGAGAAGTAAAGGGTGCTCGAAAAATGTTACATTTGACCAACAAAATAAAGCCAACATTTCAGATCACTGTCACCTCAAGAAATTCACGAACCTCTAAATCCTAAAAcacaaacacataaaaatatttaaaatatgtaaCATATAAGAACATAACTCCCACAAAGAGAAGTAAAGGGTGCTCAAAAAATGTtaaatttcacaaaatattaCTATCAGCAcaagaaataaacaaaaatctctaatcctaatacaaaaacacataaaaatctTTAACATATGTAACATATGAGATAGAACTCCAGAAACAGAAGCAAAGGACGCTCAAAAAATGTTATAATTGACAATCTATCTCAGAAACAGAAGCAAAGGCCGCTAAAAAAATGTTACAATTGACAAATAAATCCAACATTTCCAATAACTATCACCACAAGAAATTCACAAAACCTCTAAATCCtaaaacacaacaacaacatacccagtgaaatcccacaaagtggggtgTGGgcagggtagagtgtacgcagaccttgtCATTACTCTGTGGAGGTAGAGAGACGGTTTCTGAAAGACCGTTGGCTCAAGAGTATCAAGTccagaaaaaagaagaagaaaacaatggcaaaagcataagagaaaaaaacaatagcaacaacaaaataatatgataattgaaATGCAATAAACAACATATGGCATGACCTTAAAACAACATATGGCAAGACCTATAAGGGGACGACTAGTCCTATGACAAGCACTGTACCTTTACAGACAAGACAACACTCTACCCTACTAGTTTTCTACACTAATATGCGACGTCCACTTCTTCCTAAAACACAAAGACacaaaaatcattaaaatgtGTAACATATGAGAGTAGAACTCAACAAACATAAGCAAAGGGCGCTCAAAAAATGTTACATTTGATAAGACAAAGCCAACAATTCCAATCACTACCACCACAAGCAATTCACAAAAAACTCTTAAACAcaaagacaaaattttaaaaaaaaatatgtaacaTATGAGAGTAGAACTCAACAAACAGAAGCAAAAGGGTGCTCGAAAAATGCCACATTTGACAAAATATAGCCAACAATTCCAATCACTATTACCACAAGCAATTAACAAAGACACAGAAATCTCCAAAATATGTAATATATAAGAACAGAACTCCACAAATAGAAGTAAAGGGTGCTTGAAAAATGTTTCATCTAACAAAATAAAGCTAACAATTCACAGATCTGAGTGAATCTTGAATTAAGGGTCAGCTTTGTTAATggtgaaaatgatgaaaaatctaTACATAACAGAAGCTTTGTTTTTATTTACCTCATGAATCTTGAATCTTAATTACGAACCCCTTTTAGCTCAAAATGGATTCTACCATTATTTCTCCACCTTTTGTCCCTACAAAAAAATGGAACAAAAATAGGTGCTTGATTTCCTCATTTTCTGGAGTCAAATGCAAAAGATTCATAATGAGTGACTACAAGGGTGCTTGCTAAAATGCGCATGTGATGTGAGAATTTGATTTATACCGTCAGATTTATTGGATTTTGGTGTTATACGCACTTGGCGCATTTTGGTTGCTTCACTGAATATTTTAGTGATAGGAAACAGTCTAATTGAGCTATTTCTTGTTTGGGATTGTAAACTCAGCCCCTAAACATTTTATTATTATCCAATTTGTCCTTcaaaacttcttctttttttttttttttttgggggggggggggttgttaTCAAATGTTatgaaatagaaataaaatcaaaatagacTATTACTTTCCTATGCTAAAAATGTTGTTTCTTAATAATGTTGTTTCTGCTTGCTCATAGATGACACCAGATCTAGCTATAGATGTAGATCATTCAAGGCACATTAGTGCGTAGACTTAAATAGTTATACAATAATGACAATGATGATTGGAGCTTAGACATGTGTTATTTTACAAgagatttttatatttatatgtaagAGATCTTTGTggaatcattttttttaattcaaattataaagGATTACAGTCGCCCATTTTCTCTTAGTATCATTCACAATTACAATATCTGAAGAATGCTTATTTGCCACTAATTATGAGTTCATATCACATATGAACTACATCAATAAACAGAGTTGATCATAAGAATCTCTGAGTTTGGTTAATGTGGTGCACAAAGGCGTTCACATAGGGTCCGGAGAAGGGACACATCTCAAGGGGTGTGATGTAGACACACTACTTAATGCAAGCATTACTGGTTGTTTCAAAGGCTCGAATCTGTGACCTATGAGTCACATAAAGACAACTTTATCGTTGCACGTAGGATGCCCTCGTTGTTAGGTCAATCTGGTACTAACACAAGAAGAAAATAGCATACCATACAACTTATAGCCAAGTCTTTATTCATCTGGATTCAGTACCATAGTAGTATGTATAGTGCTTATCACTTCTCATTTATCACATGAAGTGTTGGCTGCCATGTTAATACATTCCTATTAGCCTTGATGATTCTCTGTGGATCATTCAAGATTTTCCCATGATCTTCCTCTTCATTTCCCTTGTTGATCATCTCCAACGAGAGTGAACATGATGAATCTTGCTTACAATCAATCCCAAAGAACCTCACACGACGATTTCGCACCTTATTTTTATCACTAGATGTTGTCTTAGTCTTGATAATACTTGTAATGTGTTGTGACTTAGTTGAATTTTGTGAGGATTGTGAAATGAATGAATGATTGTTTTTCTTGATTCTTCTCCTTAGTTTTCTTAAGGTACATTGTGGGACAAGATAGTATTTTTGGCCAGGGATGAGGATTTCATCTTGGTGGACTACTGAATCCCATGGTTTTCTGAATACATCAGGCTTGGCTAGTATGAAAGATGGGTATTTTTCAAGAATCCTGGCTGCAGGAGTTGCCATGTAGTAGTATTCAGCACTCCCACCTGCATGGATGATCTTCAAGGCCGACGCCGATGGTCGGGTCTCCAATCGCCCCGGCATGGAAAACGGGACCGACTTAGGTGGACCGTGGCGGTCGAGAGGATGATTTTCCGACCAACCTGGCACGAAGAACGAGGCCGACTCAGGCGGAGGCAGACCATAGCGATCGAGAGGAGGATTATCCGACCGTCGTGGCATAGAGAACGAGGCCGACTCAGGCAGATAGTGGTTATCGGGAGGAGGATTATTCGACCGTCCCGGGACGAAGAACGAGGTCGACTTAGGCGGAATGTGGCGGCCTAGAGGAGGGTTATCTGACCGTTCTAGCACGGAGAATGAGACTGGCTTAGGCGGACCGTGGAAGCCATAGGGAGGGTTATCCGACCGTTCTGGCATGCAGAACGAGGCGTATTTAGGCCGACCATGCCGGCCTAGGGAAGGATTAGTTCTCCCCTTGGCCGCCGAGATCCGTTTCTTGCCACCAAAGAGTTTGTTTAACATCTTAAGGAAGGATTGAAATAGTGTGAATTCCAACACCTTATGCTAGAGGCATTAGAACATGAGATTGATTAGTCCTTATAGTTTGAACTTCTAAAGGTTTGATGAAATCAAGGAGCTCAATATGCATGCTTGCATCTATGTATGTATTTTCTGACATAAAGAATAATGTTGTAATTTTCTTTAGATGAGTCCTTAGAATTTGGCACATAGAGGCAGGCCAAAGTTTGTTGTTTGCAATTTGTTTGTATGTCAAGCATGGCAGATGCCATTCTACAATACTGCAGCAAAATGTGTTTACTTATAACCCCTAAAATTCAGAGGCGGAGTTAGAATTTAAATTCTATGAGTTTAATCCATAAAATTCTCAGTATTGAACGCATTATATCTTAAAAGTTATGGGTTCAAATCTACTATTTGTCGCAATTTTAGTAAATTCTTAtacataagtttatattttacgTCGAAAGTACGGGATACAGATGAATCGGTACCATAACATTGATCCTCCCCTGCCTaaaatcatgaacaacttatggAACTCTATTTAAAAATAGGCCATTTACTTTTTACTTCTATTTCTTTATTGGTCTTCTCTTCTATGGCATAGTAATTATTTCCGGAAATATACAATAAGTATATTTACTTGAACTTGACTTGTTTCATATCTTCTTGTTTCTATCCACAATTTACATAGAGACTTTCTATCCACCAGGGTTCTCATTTCTGTTCCTCAATGATTCCATGGGCAGGTTGTGTGAAATTGTCTGGATATGTTACTCTGACTCTTCAGAAGATCGGACAATCACCTGTCATCAATTTTGAAGAGTCTGAGCACCAAAGTGTCAAGGAAAGATTATAAAGAGGCATGGGCATAGCCACCTTAGGCCAAGGTTGGTCCAGTGCACACCCTTCGCTGGAAAATTATGTGGTGTATACTATAGAGGTTAAATGTTAGCTTATAATGAAtacatatttaattttgaaCAACCTTTACCAAATTTCTGGCTTCGCCGCTATAAAGAGGAACAAGAGGTtgtttatgttgaaaataataaaacttaCATGTTTTAAGTATtcttaagaataatatgaaagtgATCTTgatgtcttttaattttttgatgaaaCAAAATCAATGTTTTTATGAGTAACgttttacaaaatattttattcaaaaactTTAACAAGCAAAAGTTAACAGTTAGACGGGGTAAACGAAACTATAAAACATTAATgtaagttttattatttttttatttagagtAATGATGCTTTTAACGAAACAAAATTGAACCATAACTGATAAGTGAACAACAAAATGGCTTATGacttattgatattgggttatCGAATAAACAATTAGTGAACGgattcaaattttataattaatggtTTATCGATGAGAAGGTGGATTACTCACTTTTCTTATCTAATAAACCGTTAATCTATTAAGAGTTACCATACTTACACTTTTACTCTATACTCTCGCTAAATAAACCAATAAAGAATATATAATATTGATTATTAACCCTAAAGGCTAATAAGATGCTTATTAAATTTTTGTAACAAGTACACTTGACACTAAAATATATGTCGATACAAGTGTTAAGTATTTTTAACATTGTTCTTGGCTTTGTGAGGCAAGTGTTAGCATTTTGGTACTACTATTTTTCTGTCATGGTAAAAATAAGTCATCTTTTTCGTAAAGTGCATTTATTGAAAATGAAGGTACCATAGCGGTTAGTCGATACACCGTTCGATAATTGTTAATCCATTACCGAATCAACTGATATTCTATCGATTGGCTAGGGAATTAGTACATCTAAAAACTGATAACGGATAAGCCAACCGTTTAGCAATATTATCCATTAGATAAACAACCCTACTCCCTTCGTCTTATATTACTtgtctattttttatttacacccctcttaagaaatcataaataaaaagaacatTTTTACTAATTTATCCCTTAAGTTTTCTTAATACCAGCCTTATTTATTACTATCAAAATTAGCAATTGAGATTGTTTTTTAACTTTAcaatatttttacctttttaaaaaataattcaaagggtaaaatgaagaaaatttaattaatttcatattgattttgaaattaaCAAGTACATTGAGACACATATTTTTAATAACACAGATATGTAATAAGAAAGTTTGTTACTCCCCAAGGAGGGCCTCGAGAATTGCTACTTGTATCTCTTCAAAACCATCACATGTGTCTAAATAAAAGCGGTTTGACTTCAAATTTTATGGTTTTAATTTTTGTCTTTTATCACtttcaataaaaaaagaaaaaaagtggcCAAAAATATTTCCAAcactaaaataacaaataatttttacttaGCGTAAGTTTATATGTTTGTATTATAATATAACTCAAGTTATTCTACTAATTTCTAGAGAATTTATGCTGGTCTAGGCAAAAGTACTGTTTGAAACTCATAAGTTATGTCGTACAAGGCATAATATAGTTCTTGTAAAACTTATGTCGAGCGAGGCAGGAATTTAATTTCAGGATAAAAAAATCATGCCATAAAAGGCAACCTATTCCTACAAATTTTACATCGAGtgagacaaaaaaaaatttaaatttataccGATCGAATTAGATATGACTACAGAACTTATGCTATGTCGgatatggattttttttttaccattagGGACATGAGGTGGGTAGGGATTATAACATGTTGAACATCTCCAACATTTTTTCCTGAACTCTAGTATTTTCATGTGAACTCCAATACAATAATATAGTAGAGTTTTACTTGTACATATTTCAAATTCCAGTATAATATATTGGAGTGTTTCGTGTTTTATCTAAAATAGTTTTTATCGCCACATTAAAAAATAGGTAtttgttattaaaaatatacttAATTGTTGgtgattatttattattttcacattttttaaaagtaatttaaaaGCAACACATAAATAGTTTGCAGGTAGTTCTACAATCAGCTTCCTGAAAAAGCTTACAAGCAGCTTCCTAAAGTAAAATACGCTGTTGTATTTGTTTTCTTATCAAGGttcttttatggatttttctAATAAGATTTTTAATTAAGCAACTAATAATGCATATTATTAACCATATGTACTCTTTTTTTCACTTGAATTTTTTTCGTGATTGTTTATAATAAGATTTAATAAAGCACATTATTTGTTAATGAACATTCAAAGGAGAGTGTTATAAATATACTTAACTGTAGATGTTCATTTATTACCATAACAATTTCTTAAAGAAACTTACAAACAACTCACAAATAGCTTGCAAGTAACTCTACAAGCAGCTTCCTCGAGAGGCTTACAAGTAACTTATAGAGCAACCCTATAAGTAACTTTGCAAGCAACTTTTCTGAAGTAGCTTTGCAAGCCGCTTCTCTGAAGTAGCTTTGCAAGCCACTTCTCTAAAGTAGCTTTGCAAGCAACTTACAAAGcattttgtttcataaataaaaattcaaccaattcATTTTGTACATTAATTTGAACTAAAATAATATATCAATCTTTTTATATACCAACCTTTGATTTATTTACttaataacaataattttttattttatgttagaATTGTGTCTGATGGCTTCTCAACAAAGGTTAAAACTCTTTCAACAAAACACAAGGGACCTCATTTTCCCACAACTTCTTGAAGAAGCTTAATTTGCAAGTACTTCTACAACTAACTTCCCCAAAAAGCTTACAAGTAGCTATACTATCAACTTCCTAAAGTAGCTTAATTACAGAGTAGCTATACTATCAGCTTCCTAAAGTAGCTTAATTACAGAGTAGCTTTATaagcaattttttttgaaaataacttCTAAAATAGCTTAATTAAAGAGTAGCCTACAAGTAGCTTCATAAGCAACTTCTTTGAAACAACTTTGCAATAGCTTCGTAAAGTAGCTTAATTACAGAGTAGCCTACAAGTAGTTTTATAAGTAACTTTTTTGAAACAACTTTGCAAATAGCTTTCTAAAGTAGCTTAATTACAGGAGTAGTTTGCAAATAGCTTTATAAGCAACTTCTTTGAGACAACTTTCCAAATAACTTTCTAAAGTAGCTTAATTACATAGTAGCTTGCAAGTAGCTTTATAATCAACTTCCTTGAAGTAGCTTTGCAAGCAACTTTCTAAAGTAGCTTAATTACAGAGTAACCTACAAGTAGCTTTATAAGCAACTTCTTTGAAACAACTTTGTAAGCAGCTTCCTAAAGTAGCTTAATTACAGAGTAGCATGCAATTAGCTTTATAAGCAACTTCATTGAAACAACTTTTGCAAATAGCTTTCTAAAGTAGCTTAATTACATAGTAACCTGCAAGTTGCTTTATAATTAACTTCTTTGAATAAACTTTGCATGCAACTTTCTAAAGTAACTTAATTACAGAGTAGCTTTGCAAATAGCTTCCTAAAGTATCTTAATTACAGAGTAATCTGCAAGTAGCTTTATAAGCAACTTCTTTAAAACAACTTTGCAAATAGCTTCCTAAAATAGCTTAATCATAGAGTAACCTATAAGTAGATTTATAagcaatttttgaaataatttcacAAATAGCTTAATTACAGAGTACCCTGCAAGTAGCTTTATAAGCAACTTCTTTAAGTAGTTTCGAAGTAGCTTTTCTAAAATagcttaattaaataatagtgTGCAAGTAGCGTGCAAATGGCTTTATAAGCAACTATTTTGTAGCAGCTTTGCAAATAGCTTTCTAAAGTAGCTTACATACAGACCAGCCTACAATAACTTTATAAGCAACTTCTTTGAAGTACCTTCAGAAGCATCTTcctaaaattacttaattacaGAGTAGCCTGTAAATAGTTGTATAAGCAACGTTTTCAAAGTAGC
This sequence is a window from Solanum dulcamara chromosome 10, daSolDulc1.2, whole genome shotgun sequence. Protein-coding genes within it:
- the LOC129871183 gene encoding uncharacterized protein LOC129871183; protein product: MVGRSPSFLSRNGSFRPENLGQNALAMIGNLCFTIFVVGVLIFTIMAATYEPEDPLFHPSTKITNFLSSKSDATFKADDTVMKTGEDFIGANQTAFSTFINLTDVDVSLTANDIGTESDPDCQGKTDEPIDCTDLDVFHMLMREAIEKFKDIHFYRFGKSVRGSNDSSCHMAWRFRPKDGNTAAFYKDYREFVVSRSENCTLSVVSIGEYHTGGNARKRKRKNLGEGFEKSAKTGGQNIALPEVGEAVNDSLPVVESESSFKRGKYLVYHGGGDRCKSMNHYLWSFMCALGEAQYLNRTLIMDLSICLSKIYTSSGVDEEGKDFRFYFDFEHLKDSASVLDQEQFWADWEKWHQKDGLSLHLVENFRVTPMKLSGLKDTLIVRKFGNVEPDNYWYRVCEGETESVVQRPWHLVWKSRRLMDIVSAIASRLNWDYDSVHVVRGEKARNREMWPHLAEDTSPDALLSSLQEKIDDGRNLYIATNEPETSFFNPLKDKYSTHFLSDYKDLWDEGSEWYSETAKLHNGSPVEFDGYMRVSVDTEVFLRGKKQIDTFNDLTKDCKDGINTCTSSS